The Erwinia billingiae Eb661 nucleotide sequence AGGATCTGCCGGCCGATATGCAGAAAACGCTGCGTGAACTGAACACCAGCATGAAAGGCTTCCAGCCAGGATCGCCGGCTTATACCCGCATGGTGGGAGATATGCAGCGACTGGATCAGGTGATGCGTGAGCTGCAACCGGTATTGAAGACCTTGAACAGTAAGAGTAACGCCCTGGTGTTTGAAGCTAAACCTGGCCAGGACCCGCAGCCTAAGAGGGCGAAATAATGATGAAATGGATCCCCGTAGCCCTGGCTCTGATGCTGTCTGCCTGTAGCAGCACGCCAGAAACCACCTACTATCAGCTGCCTGCGGGCGGTAAAGCGACCTCGACAACCCGTCCAGCGGATGCCACACGTCCGGCGGTATTTGTTCAGCATGTTTCTGTGCCAGATTATCTGGCCGGAAACGGCCTGGTCTATCAGAGCAGCGATGTGAAATATGTCATTGCCGCGAACAATCTGTGGGCCAGTCCGCTGGACCAACAGCTGCAACAGACGCTGGTGGTTAATCTGGGCGAAGCACTGCCAGGCTGGCTGGTTTCTTCCAGCCAGTTAGGGCAACAGCAGGATACGCTTAACGTCAACGTCACGGGCTTCCAGGGCCGCTACGATGGCCATGCGGTGATTAGCGGTGACTGGGTTCTTGAGCATCAGGGCCAGATCATTAAGCGTTCATTTGCCCTGACGCTGCCGCAAACGGAAGATGGTTACGATGCGTTAGTAAGAACGCTGGCTAAAGGATGGCAGCAGGAAGCGGGCGAAATCGCAAATGCGATCCGTGGCATTAATTAACAAAATTTAATCTTTAAAGCTAAGCCCTTGATTGTCGAAAATTAAGATTTTCCGCAGTCAGGGGCTTTTTTTTTGGATTACAGCGGCTTATTAGCAATTCGTGCGCTGATTCGGGGCCAGGAATGGCCCTGGTTTGTCTCAAAATGATGACATTGGCGTGAAATTTGCGCATTGATCTTTGGACCAGTTGGCGGTAGAACTTATGAGTGGTTACGCAGAAAGCGACCACTGTTTTCTTTCCACCAGATTCCACCTGACCTGAAGAGGGGATTACAGGCATGATGAAGAGACAGAAACGAGATCGGCTAGAACGGGCACATTCACGAGGTTATCAGGCCGGTATTACCGGACGCTCGAAAGAGATGTGTCCCTATCAATTGATAGATGCGAAATCTCACTGGTTGGGAGGTTGGCGACAAGCCATGGAGGACAGGACGGTTACTGCGTAATCTGACTGTTCAATGTAGTAAGGAAAAGAACCTCCGCCGAAGCGGAGGTTTCCGTTTTAGTACTCTGGATTAAAAAGCAGTCGTGTCTTTAAACAGACCCACTTTCAAATCTGTCGCGGTGTAAATCACGTTACCGTCGACAAGCACTTCACCGTCTGCCACACCCATCACCAGCTTGCGATTGATAACACGCTTGAAGTGAATGCGGTAAGAAACTTTTTTCGCGGTTGGCAGTACCTGGCCAGTGAATTTAACTTCACCCACACCCAGAGCACGACCTTTACCTTCGGCGCCTAACCAGCCGAGGTAGAAACCAACCAGCTGCCACATGGCATCCAGACCGAGACAACCAGGCATTACCGGGTCGCCAATAAAGTGACAGCCAAAGAACCACAGGTCCGGATTGATATCCAGCTCGGCTTCAACGAAACCTTTCCCGTAGTTACCGCCATCCTCAGTCATTTTGACCACGCGGTCCATCATCAACATATTGCCAGACGGTAACGGTGGGCCTTCAGCGCCGAACAGCTCACCACGACCAGAGGCAATCAGGTCTTCTTTTGTATAGGAGTCGCGTTTATCTACCATGTTCTCAATATGCCTTATTTTAATGAGTCACGAAGTCTAGCTTACAGCTGTAAGCTGAACAAGTCCGATCAGCTGTGGTTGAACCAGTTTAACCAGCGCAACGGCCACGGACGATGACGTCCATCCTGATGATTGATCTGAGCGATACGCTCCTGAATCAACCTGAGCAGGCATGGACCTTCTTCTTTATCCCACTCTGCACCGGTCAAAATCGGCAACGCTTCTTCCACACTGCTGACCGCCCAGATAT carries:
- the rmf gene encoding ribosome modulation factor, which produces MKRQKRDRLERAHSRGYQAGITGRSKEMCPYQLIDAKSHWLGGWRQAMEDRTVTA
- the pqiC gene encoding membrane integrity-associated transporter subunit PqiC, whose protein sequence is MMKWIPVALALMLSACSSTPETTYYQLPAGGKATSTTRPADATRPAVFVQHVSVPDYLAGNGLVYQSSDVKYVIAANNLWASPLDQQLQQTLVVNLGEALPGWLVSSSQLGQQQDTLNVNVTGFQGRYDGHAVISGDWVLEHQGQIIKRSFALTLPQTEDGYDALVRTLAKGWQQEAGEIANAIRGIN
- the fabA gene encoding bifunctional 3-hydroxydecanoyl-ACP dehydratase/trans-2-decenoyl-ACP isomerase, giving the protein MVDKRDSYTKEDLIASGRGELFGAEGPPLPSGNMLMMDRVVKMTEDGGNYGKGFVEAELDINPDLWFFGCHFIGDPVMPGCLGLDAMWQLVGFYLGWLGAEGKGRALGVGEVKFTGQVLPTAKKVSYRIHFKRVINRKLVMGVADGEVLVDGNVIYTATDLKVGLFKDTTAF